Proteins co-encoded in one Burkholderia ambifaria AMMD genomic window:
- a CDS encoding ABC transporter ATP-binding protein, with amino-acid sequence MNDASPPLVEISHVAKSYRRGNQVVPVLTDITLDIGEGDFVALMGPSGSGKSTLLNLVAGIDRPDSGELRVGGLDISRLEEAQLAEWRAANVGFIFQFYNLMPVLTAFENVELPLMLTHLSRRERRERVELVLDMVNLGDRTSHYPSELSGGQQQRVAIARALITDPVLIVADEPTGDLDRASASDVLTMLQRMNAELGKTIIMVTHDAHAAGAAQSLVHLEKGELIDGHAV; translated from the coding sequence GTGAACGACGCCTCGCCTCCCCTCGTCGAGATCAGCCACGTCGCGAAGTCGTACCGGCGCGGCAACCAGGTCGTGCCGGTGCTGACCGACATCACGCTCGACATCGGCGAAGGCGACTTCGTCGCGCTGATGGGGCCGTCGGGTTCCGGCAAGAGCACGCTGCTCAATCTCGTCGCCGGCATCGACCGGCCCGACAGCGGCGAGCTGCGCGTGGGCGGCCTCGACATCTCGCGGCTCGAGGAGGCGCAACTGGCCGAATGGCGCGCGGCGAACGTCGGCTTCATCTTCCAGTTCTACAACCTGATGCCCGTGCTCACCGCGTTCGAGAACGTCGAGCTGCCGCTGATGCTCACGCACCTGTCGCGCCGCGAACGGCGCGAACGCGTCGAGCTGGTGCTCGACATGGTGAACCTCGGCGACCGGACCAGTCATTATCCGTCCGAGCTGTCGGGCGGCCAGCAGCAGCGCGTCGCGATCGCGCGCGCGCTGATCACCGATCCGGTGCTGATCGTCGCCGACGAGCCGACCGGCGACCTCGACCGCGCGTCGGCCAGCGACGTGCTCACGATGCTGCAACGGATGAACGCCGAGCTCGGCAAGACGATCATCATGGTGACCCACGATGCGCACGCGGCCGGCGCCGCGCAGTCGCTCGTGCATCTGGAAAAAGGGGAGCTGATCGATGGGCACGCCGTCTGA
- a CDS encoding efflux RND transporter periplasmic adaptor subunit, with translation MPDHNLDKLKIDRRPIAPAPRRRRWVRYAVAAVLVILAIAAALALTGRPTVDTTSVTSAYPYQNDTQLNATGYVVPQRKAAVASKGQGRVEWLGVLEGTRVKKGEIIARLESRDVEASLAQARAQVLVSRANLGVAQAELKDAQIALRRSAVLAPKGAVPAAQLDTDTARANKARATLGSDQAAIASAEANAQAAQVAVDQTVIRAPFDGIVLAKHANVGDNITPFSSASDSKGAVVTIADMDTLEVEADVAESNIAKIRAEQPCEIQLDALPDMRFAGRVSRIVPTVDRSKATVLVKVRFVDRDERVLPDMSAKIAFLSKPASAQDRQPVTAVQASAVVERDGRPVVFVVKDDTVHATAVTTGTRIGELVAIRGVKPGDTVVLAPGAKLKDGAKVTVAKK, from the coding sequence TTGCCCGACCACAATCTGGACAAACTGAAAATCGACCGGCGTCCGATCGCGCCCGCGCCCCGCCGGCGCCGGTGGGTCCGCTATGCGGTCGCCGCCGTGCTCGTGATCCTCGCGATCGCAGCCGCGCTCGCGCTCACCGGCCGGCCGACGGTCGACACGACCTCCGTCACGTCCGCGTACCCGTACCAGAACGACACCCAGCTCAATGCGACCGGCTACGTCGTGCCGCAGCGCAAGGCCGCGGTCGCGTCGAAGGGCCAGGGGCGCGTCGAATGGCTCGGCGTGCTCGAAGGCACGCGCGTGAAGAAGGGCGAGATCATCGCGCGGCTCGAGAGCCGTGACGTGGAAGCCTCGCTGGCGCAGGCCCGCGCGCAGGTGCTGGTCTCCCGGGCGAACCTCGGCGTCGCGCAGGCGGAACTGAAGGACGCGCAGATTGCGCTGCGCCGCAGCGCCGTGCTCGCCCCGAAGGGCGCGGTGCCGGCTGCGCAGCTCGACACCGACACGGCCCGCGCGAACAAGGCGCGCGCGACGCTCGGCAGCGACCAGGCCGCGATCGCGTCCGCCGAAGCGAACGCGCAGGCCGCGCAGGTCGCGGTCGACCAGACGGTGATCCGCGCACCGTTCGACGGCATCGTGCTCGCGAAGCACGCGAACGTCGGCGACAACATCACGCCGTTCTCGTCGGCGTCGGACAGCAAGGGCGCCGTCGTGACGATCGCCGACATGGATACGCTCGAGGTCGAGGCCGACGTCGCGGAATCGAACATCGCGAAGATCCGCGCGGAGCAGCCGTGCGAGATCCAGCTCGACGCGCTGCCCGACATGCGCTTCGCGGGCCGCGTGTCGCGCATCGTGCCGACCGTCGACCGCTCGAAGGCGACGGTGCTCGTGAAGGTGCGCTTCGTCGACCGCGACGAGCGGGTGCTGCCCGACATGAGCGCGAAGATCGCGTTCCTGTCGAAGCCGGCGTCGGCGCAGGACCGGCAGCCGGTGACGGCCGTGCAGGCGAGCGCCGTGGTCGAGCGCGACGGCCGCCCGGTCGTGTTCGTCGTGAAGGACGACACCGTACACGCAACCGCGGTGACGACCGGCACGCGGATCGGCGAACTCGTCGCGATCCGCGGCGTGAAGCCCGGCGACACGGTCGTGCTCGCGCCGGGCGCGAAGCTGAAGGACGGCGCGAAAGTGACCGTCGCGAAGAAGTAG
- a CDS encoding Mut7-C RNAse domain-containing protein: MATATFRFHGELNAFLARAQRGCAFAHVFARDATVKHAVEALGVPHTEIGRLCVNGAPAALDRPLGDGDRVDIHPERARPAIESPVQPQPESWRFIADAHLGGLAQLLRLAGFDTCYDNHYRDDELVALAAREGRIVLTRDRELLKRRAVVRGCYLHAQQPDAQLHELFARLDLAPHMRPFRLCLRCNAPLHALDAADAAPRVPAGVRQRHRRFAACDVCRRVFWEGSHWRRMRAVVDAMRALPPVAPEAADAASAANAADAPDAADA; this comes from the coding sequence ATGGCGACCGCGACCTTCCGCTTCCACGGCGAACTGAACGCGTTTCTCGCACGCGCTCAGCGCGGGTGCGCGTTCGCGCACGTGTTTGCGCGCGATGCGACGGTCAAGCACGCGGTCGAGGCGCTCGGCGTCCCGCATACGGAAATCGGCCGGCTCTGCGTGAACGGCGCGCCGGCCGCACTCGACCGGCCGCTTGGCGACGGCGACCGGGTCGACATCCATCCGGAACGCGCGCGGCCGGCCATCGAATCGCCGGTGCAGCCGCAACCGGAGAGCTGGCGCTTCATCGCCGACGCGCATCTCGGCGGCCTCGCGCAGTTGCTACGCCTCGCCGGCTTCGACACCTGCTACGACAACCACTACCGCGACGACGAACTCGTCGCGCTCGCCGCGCGCGAAGGCCGGATCGTGCTGACCCGCGACCGCGAGCTGCTGAAGCGCCGCGCGGTCGTTCGCGGCTGCTACCTGCACGCGCAGCAGCCGGACGCGCAGCTGCACGAGCTGTTCGCGCGGCTCGACCTCGCGCCGCACATGCGCCCGTTCCGGCTGTGCCTGCGCTGCAACGCGCCGCTGCACGCGCTCGATGCGGCGGACGCCGCGCCGCGCGTGCCGGCCGGCGTGCGCCAGCGGCACCGGCGCTTTGCCGCGTGCGACGTGTGCCGGCGCGTGTTCTGGGAAGGGTCGCACTGGCGGCGCATGCGCGCGGTGGTCGACGCGATGCGCGCGCTGCCGCCCGTCGCGCCGGAGGCGGCGGACGCGGCGAGCGCGGCGAACGCGGCAGATGCGCCGGACGCGGCGGACGCGTAA
- a CDS encoding NAD(P)-dependent oxidoreductase: MDLGFIGLGEMGQAIATNLLKAGHAVRVWNRSRERAEPLAALGAQIVDTPADAFRGDAVFSMLADDAAAREVFDDALLADAPRGLIHVNMATVSVALAESLAHAHASRGLQYVAAPVMGRPDVAAAARLTIMAGGPAEAIDRVQPLFDAIGQKTWRFGSLPQHANVAKIAANFTLASAIETLGEASALLGAHGVAMRDFLDVITNSVFPGPVYEGYGGMIAERSYEPARFKARLGLKDVRLALQAGDAVSVPLPVASVVRDSLLDALAHGGGEQDFAVLGEVALRRAGR; encoded by the coding sequence ATGGATCTTGGATTTATCGGACTGGGCGAAATGGGGCAGGCGATCGCGACGAACCTGCTGAAGGCCGGGCACGCCGTGCGGGTCTGGAACCGGTCGCGCGAGCGCGCCGAGCCGCTCGCCGCGTTGGGCGCACAGATCGTCGATACGCCGGCCGATGCGTTTCGCGGCGATGCCGTGTTCTCGATGCTCGCCGACGATGCGGCCGCGCGCGAAGTATTCGACGACGCGCTGCTCGCCGACGCGCCGCGCGGCCTGATCCACGTGAACATGGCGACGGTGTCGGTCGCGCTCGCCGAATCGCTCGCGCACGCCCACGCGTCGCGCGGCCTCCAGTACGTCGCCGCGCCCGTGATGGGGCGCCCGGACGTCGCGGCCGCCGCCCGCCTGACGATCATGGCCGGCGGCCCGGCCGAGGCGATCGACCGCGTGCAGCCGCTGTTCGACGCGATCGGCCAGAAGACCTGGCGGTTCGGCTCGCTGCCGCAGCACGCGAACGTCGCGAAGATCGCGGCGAACTTCACGCTCGCGTCGGCGATCGAGACGCTCGGCGAGGCGTCCGCGCTGCTCGGTGCGCACGGCGTCGCGATGCGCGATTTCCTCGACGTGATCACGAATAGCGTGTTCCCGGGGCCGGTCTACGAAGGCTACGGCGGGATGATCGCCGAGCGCAGCTACGAACCCGCGCGTTTCAAGGCGCGCCTCGGGCTGAAGGACGTGCGGCTCGCGCTGCAGGCCGGCGACGCGGTGTCGGTGCCGCTGCCGGTGGCGAGCGTCGTGCGCGACAGCCTGCTCGATGCGCTCGCGCACGGCGGCGGCGAACAGGACTTCGCGGTGCTCGGCGAAGTCGCGCTGCGCCGCGCGGGCCGCTGA
- a CDS encoding LysE family translocator, producing the protein MNLHTWWLFVATVFVVSAIPGPNMLLVMTHGARHGLRRSSATMAGCLSALVLMLAVSAAGLGAVLEAWPAMFDGLRLAGAAYLIYLGVKAWRARIDDAPAGDVDAVSQGASASRWTLFRNGFLVAGSNPKAILFAAALLPQFINAAEPTLPQFGILVVTFAVIEVSWYLVYASFGTRIGATLKSQSVAKVFNRLTGGIFVGFGAMMALVRH; encoded by the coding sequence ATGAACCTGCATACGTGGTGGCTTTTCGTGGCGACGGTGTTCGTCGTGTCGGCGATTCCGGGTCCGAACATGCTGCTCGTGATGACGCACGGCGCGCGGCACGGGCTGCGCCGCTCGTCGGCGACGATGGCCGGCTGCCTGAGCGCGCTGGTGCTGATGCTGGCGGTGTCCGCGGCGGGGCTCGGGGCGGTCCTCGAGGCATGGCCGGCGATGTTCGATGGATTGCGCCTCGCGGGCGCGGCCTATCTGATCTATCTCGGCGTGAAGGCGTGGCGCGCCCGCATCGACGACGCGCCGGCCGGCGACGTCGACGCCGTTTCGCAGGGCGCATCGGCATCGCGCTGGACGCTGTTCCGCAATGGTTTCCTGGTCGCGGGCAGCAACCCGAAGGCGATCCTGTTCGCGGCCGCGCTGCTGCCGCAGTTCATCAATGCCGCCGAGCCGACGCTGCCGCAATTCGGCATCCTCGTCGTCACGTTCGCGGTGATCGAGGTGAGCTGGTATCTCGTCTACGCGTCGTTCGGCACGCGCATCGGCGCGACGCTGAAGAGCCAGAGCGTCGCGAAGGTCTTCAACCGTCTGACGGGCGGCATCTTCGTCGGCTTCGGCGCGATGATGGCGCTGGTTCGCCACTGA
- a CDS encoding MFS transporter yields the protein MNCPADSHPAAGRSALGAPPALSAGMTLFFAATVGVIVMDLFAAQPLTGPISADLRLPPGLTGLVAMLPQLGYAAGLVLLVPLVDLLENRRLIVATLVACAAALALPAFTRSGIVFLLATLAAGAASSVIQMLVPMAASMAPEAQRGRAVGNVMSGLMLGILLSRPLASLIAGTAGWRAFYALAALANAAIAAVLALRLPPRVPSATAGYRALLASMGRLLADEPVLRRHALSAALAMAAFSAFWTAVGLRLAQPPFGLDLHGIALFAFAGASGAIVTPLAGRAGDRGHGPAAQRLAHVTMLAALGVLGIAGAGWFGFDAHAHRDVALALLAGGAALLDAGVIVDQTIGRREINLLNPAARGRLNGLFVGLFFVGGALGAALAGSAWAWGGWSAVCGVGFAFAGAAAAFGVSAGRRSGITVRPRA from the coding sequence ATGAACTGCCCTGCCGACTCCCACCCCGCCGCCGGTCGCTCCGCGCTCGGCGCACCGCCCGCGCTGAGCGCGGGCATGACGCTCTTCTTCGCCGCGACGGTCGGCGTGATCGTGATGGACCTGTTCGCCGCGCAGCCGCTGACCGGCCCGATCAGCGCCGACCTGCGGCTGCCGCCCGGCCTCACCGGGCTCGTCGCGATGCTGCCGCAGCTCGGCTACGCGGCCGGCCTCGTGCTGCTGGTGCCGCTCGTCGATCTGCTCGAGAACCGCCGCCTGATCGTCGCGACGCTCGTCGCCTGCGCGGCCGCGCTCGCGCTGCCGGCCTTCACGCGGTCCGGCATCGTGTTCCTGCTCGCGACGCTGGCCGCCGGCGCCGCGTCGAGCGTGATCCAGATGCTGGTGCCGATGGCCGCGTCGATGGCGCCCGAAGCGCAGCGCGGGCGCGCGGTCGGCAACGTGATGAGCGGGCTGATGCTCGGCATCCTGCTGTCGCGGCCGCTCGCGAGCCTGATCGCGGGCACGGCCGGCTGGCGCGCGTTCTACGCGCTGGCCGCGCTCGCGAACGCGGCGATCGCGGCGGTGCTCGCACTGCGCTTGCCGCCGCGCGTGCCGTCGGCGACGGCCGGCTATCGCGCGCTGCTCGCCTCGATGGGCCGCCTGCTGGCCGACGAACCGGTGCTGCGCCGGCATGCGCTGTCGGCCGCGCTCGCGATGGCCGCGTTCAGCGCGTTCTGGACCGCCGTCGGGCTGCGGCTCGCGCAGCCGCCGTTCGGCCTCGACCTGCACGGGATCGCGCTGTTCGCGTTCGCCGGCGCAAGCGGCGCGATCGTCACGCCGCTGGCCGGCCGCGCCGGCGATCGGGGCCATGGCCCGGCCGCGCAGCGCCTCGCCCACGTGACGATGCTCGCGGCGCTCGGCGTGCTCGGCATCGCCGGCGCCGGCTGGTTCGGCTTCGATGCGCACGCGCATCGCGACGTCGCGCTGGCGCTGCTGGCCGGCGGCGCAGCGCTGCTCGATGCGGGCGTGATCGTCGACCAGACGATCGGCCGCCGGGAAATCAATTTGCTGAACCCGGCCGCGCGCGGGCGGCTGAACGGGCTGTTCGTCGGGCTGTTCTTCGTCGGCGGCGCGCTGGGCGCCGCGCTCGCGGGCAGCGCGTGGGCGTGGGGCGGGTGGAGCGCCGTGTGCGGTGTCGGCTTCGCGTTCGCGGGCGCGGCCGCCGCGTTCGGCGTGTCGGCCGGGCGCCGCAGCGGCATCACCGTGCGGCCGCGCGCGTGA
- a CDS encoding LysR family transcriptional regulator, giving the protein MNTRDLQAFVAVVDSGSMVAAAAKLHLTQPGLTRRVQNLETLLGIPLLERQSKPLKPTAAGRDVYALARNVLGAVDELMAAGAPDSEPSGELRIGVPPFLSELALEQPIDRLRDAFPRLTLRVTAGWSPALVQGIERGTLDVATVMAPAGAALPDALTATLLGTQPTVLVAARDFPLPDGPLSLDVLSRFPWVLSQDGCGMRSALSRALGAAGLPFDVAVEAFGSELQLSLVARGAGIGIAPPNALARSAHRDALRVVETAGLETRINVWVVHGALPGRLTRPVALLRDALTDVLDREIRKGSESN; this is encoded by the coding sequence TTGAATACGCGTGATCTCCAGGCGTTCGTCGCGGTCGTCGACAGCGGGTCGATGGTCGCCGCCGCCGCGAAGCTTCATCTGACGCAGCCGGGGCTCACGCGGCGCGTGCAGAACCTCGAGACGCTACTGGGCATCCCGCTGCTCGAGCGCCAGAGCAAGCCGCTGAAGCCGACCGCCGCCGGGCGCGACGTCTATGCGCTCGCGCGCAACGTGCTGGGCGCGGTCGACGAATTGATGGCGGCCGGCGCACCGGACAGCGAGCCGTCCGGCGAACTGCGCATCGGCGTGCCGCCGTTCCTGTCCGAGCTGGCGCTCGAGCAGCCGATCGACCGGCTGCGCGACGCGTTTCCGCGGCTCACGCTGCGCGTGACGGCCGGCTGGTCGCCGGCGCTCGTGCAGGGCATCGAGCGCGGCACGCTCGATGTCGCGACGGTGATGGCGCCGGCCGGCGCGGCGCTGCCCGACGCGCTGACGGCCACGCTGCTCGGCACGCAGCCGACGGTGCTCGTCGCCGCGCGCGATTTCCCGCTGCCGGACGGCCCGCTGTCGCTCGACGTGCTGTCGCGTTTCCCGTGGGTACTGAGCCAGGACGGCTGCGGGATGCGTTCGGCGCTCAGCCGCGCGCTCGGCGCGGCCGGGCTGCCGTTCGACGTCGCGGTCGAGGCGTTCGGCTCGGAGTTGCAGCTGTCGCTCGTCGCGCGCGGCGCCGGCATCGGCATCGCGCCGCCGAACGCGCTGGCGCGCAGCGCGCATCGCGACGCGCTGAGGGTGGTGGAAACGGCAGGGCTGGAGACGCGGATCAACGTGTGGGTCGTGCACGGCGCGCTGCCGGGCCGCCTGACGCGGCCGGTCGCGCTGCTGCGCGACGCACTGACGGACGTGCTCGACAGGGAGATCAGGAAGGGGTCGGAGTCGAACTAG
- a CDS encoding OmpW/AlkL family protein, with protein sequence MKKTLLCAAAGAAALAPLAAHAQSAGSNVVTLGWFHVMPQQSSTPMTTNVAPTPINTPLRLPPSFTSPGTGLRTSGADTVGLTVSHFLTDHIAVTSVAGVPPVFKVSGQGTIRPPGPAGALGTQNIGLGSVNPIVKSVRQWSPALILQYYFAQANAKFRPFLGLGVSYNWFSDLQLNTNFIKQTQDNLGAILAAGAGKPGTTSVEAKASSSWQPVFNAGLQYNITEHFGLVASVTYIPLKTTSTVTIKAADGTVLSESKSDLKADPIISYVGMTYKF encoded by the coding sequence ATGAAGAAGACCCTTCTCTGCGCGGCGGCCGGCGCCGCCGCCCTGGCGCCGCTCGCGGCGCACGCGCAGAGCGCCGGCAGCAACGTCGTCACGCTGGGCTGGTTCCACGTGATGCCGCAGCAGAGCAGCACGCCGATGACGACCAACGTCGCGCCGACGCCGATCAACACGCCGCTGCGGCTGCCGCCGTCGTTCACGTCACCGGGCACCGGGCTGCGCACGAGCGGCGCCGATACCGTCGGCCTGACGGTCAGTCACTTCCTGACCGACCATATCGCGGTCACGTCGGTGGCCGGCGTACCACCGGTGTTCAAGGTATCGGGCCAGGGGACGATCCGGCCGCCGGGCCCGGCCGGCGCGCTCGGCACGCAGAACATCGGGCTCGGCTCGGTGAACCCGATCGTGAAGAGCGTGCGGCAGTGGAGCCCGGCGTTGATCCTGCAGTACTACTTCGCCCAGGCGAACGCGAAGTTCCGGCCGTTCCTCGGCCTCGGCGTGTCGTACAACTGGTTCAGCGACCTGCAGCTCAACACGAACTTCATCAAGCAGACGCAGGACAACCTCGGCGCGATTCTCGCGGCGGGCGCGGGCAAGCCGGGTACGACCTCGGTGGAGGCGAAGGCATCGTCGTCATGGCAGCCGGTGTTCAACGCAGGCCTGCAGTACAACATCACCGAGCATTTCGGGCTGGTCGCGTCGGTGACCTACATCCCGCTGAAGACGACGTCGACGGTGACGATCAAGGCGGCCGACGGCACGGTGCTCTCCGAGTCGAAATCGGACCTGAAGGCCGATCCGATCATCAGCTATGTCGGGATGACGTACAAGTTCTGA
- a CDS encoding DUF2957 domain-containing protein → MKRNLILAAAFAAPLLSACGGGSDNPPPLVEDRLCPASLDYNTVYTGGAGSGELAKVQLDTTKMTWQVTYVESPVPRTTGTVTPTRAGTVDSGTLTQETMLPTNKLNQCAFRLNGASLDASRPARIFVGFGVAGGTIPGKEIQFAGVLGQAAVPDTKFPYYPFIGFSSIETDITKVAGTYSHVGFGEVPSQNFAPASIDAKVTINADGTWTKCDTTGQFAGGACTQQGTNFVQSADGSGAFQTNNYASQLKPTLSATPQGKGFMIVGKLRNQLVPILVRTGVANPNPTPDSNGVPGLTADDESSISILAPQTAVAAGSQNGEYIGVDSRFDYRTTALINNQATLLDPFQPSQASLATPLDLDYTQKVPGTVTTIHTGSGSTSPTGKFIFTGGVFGFLDNAGSTPYFTIGAFVQ, encoded by the coding sequence ATGAAGCGCAACCTCATTCTGGCGGCGGCCTTTGCCGCCCCCCTTCTTTCCGCCTGCGGCGGCGGCAGCGACAATCCGCCCCCGCTCGTCGAAGACCGGCTCTGCCCCGCGTCGCTCGACTACAACACCGTCTACACGGGCGGCGCCGGCAGCGGCGAACTGGCCAAGGTGCAGCTCGACACGACCAAGATGACCTGGCAGGTCACCTATGTCGAATCACCGGTGCCGCGAACGACCGGCACCGTCACGCCGACCCGCGCGGGCACCGTCGACAGCGGCACGCTCACGCAGGAAACGATGCTGCCGACCAACAAGCTCAACCAGTGCGCATTCCGCCTGAACGGCGCGAGCCTCGATGCGTCGCGTCCGGCGCGCATCTTCGTCGGCTTCGGCGTCGCGGGTGGCACGATCCCCGGCAAGGAAATCCAGTTCGCCGGCGTGCTCGGCCAGGCGGCCGTGCCCGACACGAAATTCCCGTACTACCCGTTCATCGGCTTCTCGTCGATCGAGACCGACATCACGAAGGTTGCGGGCACATACAGCCACGTCGGCTTCGGCGAAGTGCCGTCGCAGAATTTCGCGCCGGCGTCGATCGACGCGAAGGTGACGATCAACGCGGACGGCACGTGGACCAAGTGCGATACGACCGGCCAGTTCGCCGGCGGCGCATGCACGCAGCAGGGCACGAACTTCGTGCAGTCGGCCGACGGCAGCGGCGCGTTCCAGACGAACAACTACGCGAGCCAGCTGAAGCCGACGCTGTCGGCGACGCCGCAGGGCAAGGGCTTCATGATCGTCGGCAAGCTGCGCAACCAGCTGGTGCCGATCCTCGTGCGCACCGGTGTCGCGAACCCGAACCCGACGCCCGACAGCAACGGCGTGCCGGGCCTGACCGCCGACGACGAATCGAGCATCTCGATCCTCGCGCCGCAGACCGCGGTCGCGGCCGGCTCGCAGAACGGCGAGTACATCGGCGTCGACAGCCGGTTCGACTACCGGACCACCGCGCTGATCAACAACCAGGCCACGCTGCTGGATCCGTTCCAGCCGTCGCAGGCCTCGCTCGCGACGCCGCTCGACCTGGACTACACGCAGAAGGTGCCGGGCACGGTCACGACGATCCATACGGGTTCGGGCAGCACGTCGCCGACCGGCAAGTTCATCTTCACGGGTGGCGTGTTCGGTTTCCTCGACAACGCGGGTTCGACGCCGTATTTCACGATCGGCGCGTTCGTCCAGTAA
- a CDS encoding DUF2957 domain-containing protein — translation MSHALSKGVATAFAIAPFLIACGGGDGGSPAPINTPQCSGSDCGTQGPPPSQPVNGSLCPADADIVKSTYLGGAGSGEIVSVNIDAVAMTYTLKWLESPIPLATGTVTPTRAGTTITGKVIHPPTGALPTAEQTRCAFVLTPGSGKAPNGSTYSTAADFNHANPPMLLVGMGVAGGGIPGATVQYDGLTISVVGLPVFKNVGQVPNRHFDFYPFLGFANTTTDLTKLPGTYNALLYHLVPSGNYATKGTNSSETFDANGACTSTSSGGCQTTGDPWTVNTANGGYLDSTKAPQILPQTQLPLIGATGKSATAHMVIGQLNGATVPVVVRTGSVYLGTDLALHADAKVDDESGIAVLGAASAIQSGAIDGGYAGADSNFKYTAALIRGSNASFINPTTQAEEDGFTLDYGQTTPGLLNATTKPPSGATYPSATGVVIATGGLYAALIQGTVNGGVTPTSANSSTSSTPYFGVGAQISK, via the coding sequence ATGTCGCACGCCTTATCGAAGGGGGTGGCAACGGCCTTTGCCATCGCACCTTTCCTGATTGCCTGTGGTGGAGGGGACGGCGGCTCGCCCGCGCCGATCAACACCCCCCAATGTTCCGGATCGGACTGCGGCACGCAAGGGCCGCCGCCGTCGCAGCCCGTCAACGGCTCGCTGTGCCCGGCCGATGCCGACATCGTGAAGAGCACGTACCTCGGCGGCGCCGGTAGCGGCGAGATCGTCAGCGTCAACATCGACGCGGTCGCGATGACCTACACGCTGAAGTGGCTCGAATCGCCGATTCCGCTCGCGACCGGCACGGTCACGCCGACCCGCGCCGGCACCACGATCACCGGCAAGGTCATCCACCCGCCGACCGGCGCGCTGCCGACCGCGGAGCAGACGCGCTGCGCGTTCGTCCTCACGCCGGGTTCGGGTAAAGCACCGAACGGCTCGACCTATTCGACGGCCGCCGACTTCAACCATGCGAACCCGCCGATGCTGCTGGTCGGCATGGGTGTCGCGGGCGGCGGCATCCCCGGCGCGACGGTCCAGTACGACGGGCTGACGATCAGCGTGGTCGGCCTCCCGGTCTTCAAGAACGTCGGCCAGGTGCCGAACCGCCACTTCGACTTCTATCCGTTCCTCGGCTTCGCGAACACGACGACCGACCTCACGAAGCTGCCCGGCACGTACAACGCGCTGCTCTACCACCTCGTGCCGTCGGGCAACTACGCGACGAAGGGCACGAATTCGAGCGAGACGTTCGATGCAAACGGCGCGTGTACGTCGACGAGTTCGGGCGGCTGCCAGACGACCGGCGATCCGTGGACCGTCAACACCGCGAACGGCGGCTATCTCGACAGCACGAAGGCACCGCAGATCCTGCCGCAGACGCAACTGCCGCTGATCGGTGCGACCGGCAAGTCGGCGACCGCGCACATGGTCATCGGCCAGCTCAACGGCGCGACCGTGCCGGTGGTGGTCCGCACGGGCTCCGTTTATCTGGGCACCGACCTCGCACTGCATGCCGATGCGAAGGTCGACGACGAATCGGGCATCGCGGTGCTCGGCGCGGCGAGCGCGATCCAGTCGGGCGCGATCGACGGCGGCTACGCGGGTGCGGACTCGAACTTCAAGTACACGGCCGCGCTGATCCGTGGCAGCAACGCGTCGTTCATCAACCCGACCACGCAGGCGGAAGAAGACGGCTTCACGCTCGACTACGGCCAGACGACGCCGGGCCTGCTGAACGCGACGACCAAGCCGCCGAGCGGGGCGACCTACCCGTCGGCAACAGGCGTCGTGATCGCGACGGGCGGACTGTACGCGGCGCTGATCCAGGGCACGGTGAACGGCGGCGTCACGCCGACGTCGGCGAACTCGAGCACGTCGTCGACACCGTACTTCGGCGTGGGTGCGCAGATCAGCAAGTAA